CAATGTGATTACCTGCAGCGCGACCAAATACTAACAAGTCGAGCAATGAGTTCGTACCCAAACGGTTTGCGCCGTGAACGGATACGCAAGAGCACTCTCCAATGGCGTACAAGCCATTAACGATGTCGTTATGCTTGCCATTACCTGGCACAACTACTTGCCCGTTGATATTGGTAGGAATACCGCCCATCTGATAGTGGATAGTTGGCACAACTGGAATTGGCTCTTTAGTAACGTCAACGTTAGCAAAATTGATACCGATTTCATAGACAGAAGGCAAACGCTTCATGATGGTTTCAGCACCAATGTGCGTTAAATCGAGAACTACGTAATCGCCATTCGGGCCACAACCGCGCCCTTCTTTGATCTCTTGGTCCATGCAGCGTGAAATGAAATCACGTGGAGCCAAGTCTTTATAAGTAGGAGCATAACGCTCCATAAAACGCTCGCCATCCTTGTTGCGCAAGATAGCGCCCTCACCGCGGCAACCCTCTGTTAAAAGTACGCCCGCACCAGCTACACCCGTTGGGTGGAATTGCCAAAACTCCATGTCTTCTAATGGAATGCCTGCACGTGCTGCGAGACCCATACCATCGCCGGTATTAATAAATGCGTTTGTCGATGCATCCCAAATACGACCCGCACCGCCAGTAGCCATCATGACTACTTTGGTTTCTAAAATATACACTTGGCCCGTTTCCATTTCGAGCGCAGTCACACCAACCACATCACCTGCGTCATCACGAATCAAATCCAGAGCCAACCACTCAACGAAGAAGTTTGTTTTTGCACGAACGTTACGCTGGTACAAGGTATGCAACATGGCATGACCAGTACGATCCGCTGCAGCGCAAGCACGTTGGACAGCTTTCTCGCCATAGTTTGCTGTGTGTCCACCAAATGGACGCTGATAGATAGTGCCATCAGGATTGCGGTCAAAAGGCATACCGTAGTGCTCAAGCTCATAAACAACTTTGGGAGCTTCGCGGCACATAAACTCGATCACGTCTTGGTCACCTAACCAGTCTGAACCTTTGATCGTGTCGTAAAAATGATAGTGCCAGTTGTCTTCACTCATATTACCGAGTGAAGCACCAATACCGCCCTGGGCAGCAACGGTATGCGAACGTGTTGGGAAAACTTTAGTTAATACCGCAACATTCAGGCCAGCTTCTGCTAACTGCAAAGAAGCGCGCATACCTGAACCACCTGCACCGATAATTACCGCGTCGAACCGACGGCGTGGCAACACTTTTTTAATCGCGGTCATTGAATTACACTTTCCACAAAATTTGTACGGCATAAGCCGCACAGGCTACGAGATATAAAACAGTTAACACTTGAAGCGTTAGACGAATGCTGACAGGCTTGATGTAATCCATCCAGACATCACGAATGCCAATCCAAGCGTGATAGAACAAGCTGATGAAAAATAATAGCGTCAAGAGCTTCATGAACTGGTTGCTAAATAAGGCAGCCCAGCCCTCATAAGTCGCACTACCGGTGATGCAATAGTCCACCAAAAGAACGATCGTAAAAACTACCATCACGATGGCTGTGGCGCGCTGAATAATCCACTCTTTGAGGCCGTAATGGGCGCCAACAACTAAGCGCTTAGGTCCAATTTGATAAATAGGCATTCGATTTCCTTAAATAGAGAAGCGCTTAGTACAAGCCGAATAATTTGAGGCCAACAATCGCAGTTAGAGCAAGCCCTAAGCAAAATACGAAAATCGCAGAGCGGTTGGCATCAGCCTTTTCAACGCCGATCTCCAAATCCAGCAAGAGATAGCGAATTCCAGCACAAAAATGGTGCAAAAAAGACCAAATCAACCCAAGAAGAACAATTTTTGCTAGCGCATGACCGGTAATTGACTGAAAGGTTTGATAACTCATCTCAGAAGCTAAGCTTTGATCTAAGAGGTAAAGCAAGAATGGCAACATCAAGAACAGGGCAGCTCCACTGATGCGGTGAAGAATGGAAACTTTCCCAGCCCAAGGAAGGCGGTACTTGATCAACTGAGCAAGACCAATATTTCGGAAAACGGGTCTGTCTTTTTTTACATTTTGCTGTGCGTCAACCATGGGCAATCTCAATCTTTCGGTGGAGGTTCAGTGCGGTTTTGTTGTGTTGCAACATATTCTATTAGAAACCTGCGGTTGGTGGGGACTTTTTAGCGTTTAAGGGGGTTAAAAACTGGTTTTTGCTGATTTTGAGTGTACAACCTAGTTCAATTTATTATCGTAATGCTGGCCATCAGTGTCATATCTAGCGCGTCGAATTTCTACTGGTTTATTCCCGTAGGTAAAAGCCACACGCTCTACAGAAAGTAAGGCGGCACCCTCTGAAACTTGCAGGTATTTAGCGAGGTTTGGGCCTGCCAACACGGCCTTGATTTTTTCCTCTGCCCGAACCATATGCGTGGCATATTTAGACTCATAAAAGGCGTACATCGGACCAGGCCAAGCATTGAGAGTCTCTAAATTTAGACCCTTAAAGCGGGCCTCTGGTAGCCAAATTTCTTCAAAAACGATAGGTTGACCTGCAGAGCTTTGTACTCGGTCGATCCGAATAATCAAATCATCCGGCTTTAGCTCAAGCAACTGAGCAATATAGGGTTCTGATTTGATGTTCTCGCAGGCTAAAAACTGGTTTTTCAGAAGCAACTTCTCACCAGAATCCGGCTCTAAACGCAAAAAACGGTACTGGAAGTCTTCCTCTTGGTGAGTTGCCACAAAGGTACCCTTGCCCTGGCGACGTACTAGCAAGTTTTGGGCAGCTAACTCATCAATCGCCTTGCGAACAGTTCCCTGGCTCACCGCATAACGCGCTGCAAGCTCCATCTCACTAGGGATTGCATCACCGGGCAACCACTCAGAAGCCTGCAAACTCGCCAAAATCATGGCTTTAATCTGCTCATAAAGTGGGCTAAATGAAGCAATGGGTTCGGATATCAGGGACAAATTAGCTCCAGGACAACTGATGTTGGATAAAATTGAGGCTTATCTCATATCTTATATAAGACATGGTGATAGTGTAAATGGAAAAGCCCATACACTTGAATGGATAATAGAAAAATAGTTAATTAACCTCAACTGGAGTTATTAGTAATGGCAAAAGCCCCAATGCGTGTTGCAGTCACCGGTGCAGCCGGTCAAATCGGATATTCCCTCCTCTTTCGTATCGCTAATGGCGACTTGTTGGGCAAAGATCAACCAGTGATTCTGCAGTTACTAGAAATTCCAGACGAAAAAGCTCAAAAAGCCCTTGCTGGGGTAATGATGGAGCTCGAAGACTGTGCATTCCCCCTCTTGGCAGGCATGACAGCGCACTCCGACCCAATGACAGCATTCAAAGATATCGATGTTGCTCTATTGGTCGGCGCACGTCCACGCGGCCCAGGCATGGAGCGCAAAGATTTGCTCTCAGCCAATGCACAGATTTTCACAGCACAAGGCAAAGCATTGAATGCCGTAGCTAAGAAAACCGTCAAAGTATTGGTTGTTGGTAATCCAGCAAATACCAATGCCTATATCGCCATGAAATCTGCACCAGATATTCCTGCGAAGAATTTCACAGCGATGTTGCGCTTGGATCACAACCGTGCGCTATCACAATTGGCTAACAAGCTGAATAAGCCTGTTGCTGATATCGAGAAATTGGTGGTTTGGGGTAACCATAGCCCAACAATGTACCCAGACTATCGCTTTGCGACCATCGATGGTAAGTCTGTCAAAGACAGCATCAACGATGCAGCATGGAATAAAGACACTTTCATTCCTACTGTTGGTAAACGCGGCGCCGCCATTATTGAAGCGCGTGGACTTTCTTCTGCAGCATCTGCAGCGAACGCAGCAATAGATCATGTACGCGATTGGGTTCTCGGTACCAATGGTAAGTGGGTCACTATGGGTATTGCATCCAAAGGCGAATACGGTATCCCTGCTGAAGTAATCTACGGCTATCCAGTAGTTTGCGAGAATGGTGAATACAAGATGGTCGAAGGTTTAGAAATTGATGAGTTCTCTCGCGAACGCATGAACCACACGCTCAATGAATTGCTTGAAGAGCAAGCTGGCGTTAAGCATCTCCTCTCATAAGGATTTATACATATGAAGCAAACCCTTCTCATCACTAGCTTGCTTGTAGTCGGCCTTTTAGGTTCGGCCCCAGTCACTGCTAGCGAAGAAGTATCTACTTGGACTTGTAGCGAAAGTAAGCAATTTAAAACTTCAGGTACAACGGAAACGATTCGCCTTACCTGGGAATCCAAAACGTTTGACTTGAAGCGCGAAAATTCTCTACCGGGAAGCTTGCGTTACAAAAATGCCATCACTGGACACGATCTTGTAGTGTTGGGTAATAAGGCAATGCTGTTCAATATTAAGTCTGGAACTCGCCTGGCTGATTTTTGCCAAACAGCAGAAATGAAAACTGGCAAGCTCCCGCACTTGTTTGCAAATTCGGAGCCGTTTGTACAGAACTAAAAGTAGTGTTTCATAGTAAAAAAGCCGAGATATTCTCGGCTTTTTTATTGCTCTCTTTCGGTTTGAAAGCTGACTGAATTTACTTAATGAAACAAGGGTTGCTGCATCGGCGCATCATCTGGTAACTCAGCATGCACAGCATCACCCGATCGGTCAGGAAACAGCGGCGCTCCACAGTCATCACAAAGCTCTGGGTCAAAGAGCATTGCATGGCGGAAGACGTCTTCCACACCAGCATTACGAAGTGCGTCTGCAATTCGCTTCATCGGACTTTCATCGTCAGACAAATCATTGAGCGCATCATTGGCAACACTCTCACGATCATACAAAGGCCAAATTACTCCGTACACCACTTCAGCAGAGCCTTTTAAGCTAAAAGAAATTCGATACTCATCAGCCTGATCTTCACCGAACGCTCCCACAACGCAGGACAATCCAGCAGGCATCACACCGAGAGTGCTCTCAAGAAAATTCACGGCAGCTCGAATGCTCAATGGACGCACTTGTTTATCGGCCAACCGACAGTTGGTAAAGTACGCCTCTGGCAATAAAAGCTCAAACTCGCAACCCGGCAAGAGTGTAGCAATTAGTTCTTGCATCGCATTTTGCCAACCAATTAAGCTCATGCCGCGCTCTTGACGTGTTGGCGCCTCAGCTTGCCAACGGAACAAGGGCATGCCAGAAGGAGCGGCAACGGCTGCGATGATAAAACGTGGATCAGCTAAAACCGCAATGGTCTCTGACATATCGCGAAGCTCTATCTTTACTTCACTGGCAGTAATGGCGGCGCTAGATAAAGCCTCGGTTAGTAAACGCGTTTGGCAATGGGAGTGCGGCATTTGATCAATACTGTACAACCAGGGAACAATCGCTAAGCGTGTGTCCGTAGAAGCTATTGAACTATGTAATGCAGCGGCAGTAGATTCAATCACATTCACTGGTAATGCCCCAGAGGGAATCTGATAGCGGGTGTGAGCAACGATTGGTAAAGCCAATAGCAGCACATCCCAATGCTGACCCTCATGTTCCATGACTAAGGATTCGGCCAGCGTCTCCGCACAATCAGCAAGGACCTCGAAAGCTAGTGTATTAATGCGAAACGTTTGATCTAAGGAAGCATCGATTACATTTTGGTTTTGGCTTTTGAGCAGGCGCATTAAGCGAACATTTAAGCGCTCTTCCCAAAATTGATCTTCAATATGACTGCCAGAGGCCGCCAAAGAGATAGCGTCAGCTACAAGGCGCTCAACATCTGGTGAAGCGCGTTGCGAGGATTTAGTGCGATGAACAGCCATGGTGCACTCTCCTACTTTCTTTCAGGACGTCTAAATAAAGGTTTTTCTGGTTTAGATTCGGAGGCAACATATTTGTAACCATCCAAATTGAAACCCTTTAAATCTGCAGGATCCGTGATCCGATTTTCAACCACATAGCGGGCCATTAATCCCCTAGCTCGCTTGGCGTAAAAGGAGATGATCTTGTATTTACCATCCTTACCATCTTGAAATACCGGAGAAATCACCGGGCAATCCAAGTTTTTGGCTTGCAATACCTTGAAATATTCTTCAGAAGCTAAATTGAGAAGCACTGGTTTTTTTTGCTGCTCCAATACTTTCTTTAGTGAATCGGTCACACGCTCACCCCAAAAAGCGTATAGATCCTTGCCTCGAGCATTCTTGAGGGAGGTGCCCATCTCTAGGCGGTAAGGCTGCATTAAATCTAAAGGACGAAGAGCGCCATACAAGCCTGACAAGATGCGAAGATGATCTTGCGCAAAATCCATGGCTTTGGAATTCAGTGTCTTGACATCAAATCCGTCGTAGACATCACCATCAAAAGCATAAATAGCTGGTTTGCTATTGGCATCCGTAAATTTCTTAGACCAATCACGATAGCGGCCCACATTCAATGCCGCCAACTGGTCCGAGAGACCCATCAAATCAGCGACCTCTTGAGGCGAGAGCTTCTTGAGATCGGCTATCAACTTGGCTGATTCCGAGACAAACTCGGGCAAGGTTGGAGCTTTGACCTTGGCTGGGGTTTTGTAATCTAGGGATTTCGCGGGTGAAAGAACGATCAACATGGCACAATTTGAAGATGAATTTCTACCATTCTAGCGACTACCTCCCTTATTTGCCCTAAACCGCCTGAATGGACCAAAACATCGCCCTAAGCCCAGCATTTCCAAGTCGCCTACCCAAGGTAAGTACAACCGTGTTTACGATCATGTCAGCCCTCGCTGCCAAACATCAAGCGATTAACTTAGGCCAAGGTTTTCCGGATTTTCCCTGCGATCGAAAGCTGATATCCGAGGTTCATGCAGCCATGCTGGCTGATCACAATCAATATCCACCGATGATGGGAATTGCAGAGCTACGCCAGGGTGTGTCACAAAAAATATCCGCTTTATATGGTCATGATTACGATCCTGATACAGAGATCACCATTACTGCCGGCGGTACTCAAGGAATTATGACCGCCATTTTGTGCTGCGTCAGTCCAGGCGATGAAGTGGTCATCATTGAACCGGCCTACGATAGCTATCGTCCATCCATTGATCTGGCCGGAGGTAAAACTGTTGCCGTATCTTTGACCGCCAATCTTGATGATCAAGGTATGGTGAGTTCTTACTCAATACCTTGGGATGATCTAGCAAAAGCAATCAATACAAAAACGCGGCTCGTCATGATCAATACACCGCATAATCCAATCGGTATGGTGTGGCAGAAACCCGATCTTGAGCGCTTAGCAAATTTAGTCAGGGATACCAATGCACTCATCTTGAGCGACGAGGTCTACGAGCATATGGTGTTTGATGGACATCAACACATCAGCATTGCAAGTCATCCTGAATTAGCAGCGCGAAGTTTTCTAGTATCCAGTTTTGGCAAGACCTACCATGTCACCGGCTGGAAGATGGGCTATGTAGCGGCTCCTGCAGCGATGATGGCCGAGTTTCGTAAGGTGCATCAGTTCAACGTGTTTACAGTAAATACACCAATGCAATATGGCCTTGCTGAGTACCTCAAGAATCCAGATCACTACTTAGGATTGCCCACTTTTTATCAAGCCAAGCGGGATTACTTTCGTAAAGGTTTACAGCACACTCAGTTCAAGTTACTACCGGCGCCGGCAAGCTATTTTCAGTGTGTCAATTACACCGAGCTCGGCATCCCCCAGGCCAAGTTTAGCGAAGCCAATTTTTGCTCCTGGTTAACTACTGAAATTGGCGTAGCTGCTATTCCAATCTCTGCCTTTTACGCCAAACCAGTGGAGTCAGGTGTAATTCGTTTTTGTTTTGCTAAAGAAGAAAAGACGCTTTCAACAGCATTAGAGCGTTTACAAACCCTACAAATGAGGAATTAATCGTGGCGATAAGCAAACCCAATAAAGACATCATTGATGTTTACAGCTGGCCAACACCAAATGGACATAAGGTTCATATCATGCTCGAGGAGTGTGGCTATAAGTTAGGCAAAGATTGGATTGCACATCCGATTGATATTGGCGCTGGCGACCAGTTTAAGAAAGACTTCTTGGCGATCAGCCCAAATAACAAGATTCCAGCCATCACTGATCCAAATGGACCCGATGGCAAACCTATCCATCTCTTCGAATCCGGTGCAATCTTGCTATATCTGGCCGCGAAAACAGGAAAGTTTTTGCCTAAATCTACCCGAGGCAAATATGAGGTGCTGCAATGGCTCATGTTCCAAATGGGAGGCTTGGGGCCACTTTTAGGGCAAAACCACCACTTTCGAATTTACGCCCCGGAGAAAATTGATTACGCGATTAATCGTTACACCAATGAAGCTAAGCGCTTATATGGAGTAATAGATCACCAACTGAAAGATAATGCTTATATTGCTGGCAAAAGTTACTCTATTGCAGACATTGCTATCTTTCCTTGGACGCGTAACTGGAAGAACCAGGGTATTGATATCAATGAATATCCTCATTTCAAGCGTTGGTTTGAAATGATTGGTGAGCGCCCTGCCGTTAAGCGTGGCGTTGAAGTATTAACTGCATTACGCAAACCCTTGCACGATGACAAAGCAAGAGAACAATTATTTGGTTCATCACAGTATCAAAAAAGGAAATAGCATGAAGATTCAATCAGTCGGGGTTATTGGGGCGGGAACTATGGGCAATGGTATAGCTCAGGTCTGCGCAGTTGCTGGTCTTGATGTCGTCATGGTTGATATTAGCGATGCTGCCGTTGAGCGCGGCTTAAACCAAATTAGCAAAAGCTTAGATCGCTTAGTGAAAAAAGAAACGCTCACTAATGAGAATAAAGATGCAGCACTCAAACGCATTGAAGGTAGCACTTCATATACTGACCTCAAGGGACTGCAATTAGTCATTGAGGCTGCTACCGAGAACCAAGCTGTCAAAGAAAATATTTTGAAGCAGGTTGATGAGATCGTCAGTAAAGAAACTATTATTGCTACGAACACCTCTTCACTTTCTATCACCAAACTTGCAGCTTTAGATTCCAATCCAGGTCGCTTCATTGGTATGCACTTTTTTAATCCGCCGCCGCTGATGGCATTGGTAGAAGTGATTCGAGGCTTGCAAACCTCAGACACAACCCACGCCGCCATTATTGAAATGGCCAAGCGCATTGGTAAAGAGCCTATCACTGTGAAGAACTCTCCCGGCTTTGTGGTGAACCGTATATTGCTTCCAATGATTAATGAAGCCTTCTTTGTTCTTCACGAAGGCCTTGCAAGCCCTGAAGATATAGATGCCGGTATGAAATTGGGTTGCAACCAGCCTATTGGGCCACTTGCCCTCGCAGATTTAATTGGTCTTGATACCTGTTTGGCTGTGATGGAAGTCTATTTTGAGAACTTCAGCGACTCTAAATATCGACCCTGCCCACTGTTGCGCGAGATGGTTGCCGCCGGCTACCTCGGTCGCAAGTCCGGTCGCGGCGTCTTTACCTACGATCAATGATTTTGTAATTCACCATCTACTCTCCGCCACCGACCAATCCAGATAAAGAAGTTTTTGTGAACCCACTGCCTCCTCTAGTTACTAAATTAGCCTATGCCGGTCTAATTCCTTTTGTTGGTCTTGCGCTGATGGTGCAGCTTGCGCCAACACCACTAAATTATTTAAGCGGGGAGTCACTGGCTGGTTACGGGGCGGTAATCACTGCATTCATGGGTGCCTTGCATTGGGGCGCCAATCTATATAAGCTAGGCAAAATACCTAGCGGCGATCGGTGGGGAGACCGCAATGCATGGATCTGGGGTGTAACACCAGCCCTAGTTGCCTGGCTCGCGCTACATATTTATATACCAGTTGGTATGGTCATCTTGGCTTCAGCATTAGTGATTCAGCGCAATATTGATAAAGAAACTTACCAATATTATTTTTCCAATGAAGAGGCGTTGAATGCATTTATCACCTTACGAAATCGCCTCACATTCGTTTCTGCTGGGTGCTTGATTTGGGCAGCATTGGTTATTTTGTTTGTGCAAAATTAAATAAGCGTTATGGGCAATCTATTTGATCAAGCACCTCCGCCACCTTTAGCGGAAGTCTTACGCCCAAAATCTATAGAAGAAGTAATCGGACAGACGCATCTTTTAGCAAGTGGTAAACCACTTAGTCTTGCTTTTGGATCTGGTAAGCCACACTCGATGATTCTCTGGGGTCCGCCCGGAGTTGGTAAAACTACGCTGGCAAGACTTTCGGCAAAAGCCTTTGATCGAGAATTTATCGCCATTTCAGCTGTGCTTGCCGGGGTAAAAGAAATTCGGGAGGCTATTGAACAAGCTCAGCAGAGCATGTCTCAATATGGCAGACAAACTATTTTGTTTGTAGATGAGATTCATCGATTTAATAAAAGTCAGCAAGATGCCCTTTTGCCGCATGTTGAGTCAGGCCTATTCAACTTTATTGGCGCTACCACTGAAAATCCTTCATTTGAAGTGAACTCAGCCCTACTCTCACGCGCACAAGTGTATGTACTGAAATCATTAAGCGCTGTGGAGCTCAAGCAGTTATTTGATCGTGCATGCCTTTATGCGATGCCTGATATTTCTTTTGATCCAGATGCAATCGATAGTTTAATTTCACATGCGGATGGTGATGCTAGGCGATTATTAAATTTAGTGGAGCAAGTGCGCAATGCTATCTCAACACCAAACTCTCAGATTCGCACAATAGATCAGCAGTTCATTGAAAACGCTTTAACAGTCCAGGCTCGTCGTTTTGATAAAGGTGGGGACCACTTTTACGATCAAATATCTGCTCTGCATAAATCAGTACGCGGCTCCAATCCTGATGCTGCGCTGTATTGGTTTTGTCGAATGATGGATGGCGGTGCCGACCCCCGATATCTTGCACGCAGAATTATTCGCATGGCCTGGGAAGATATCGGACTCGCTGACCCCAGAGCAATGCAACTAGCAAATGATGCAGCTCAAACTTTTGAACGACTTGGCTCACCCGAAGGTGAATTAGCACTCGGTCAAGCCGTTGTCTATTTGGCAATTGCCGCTAAGAGTAATGCAAGCTATAACGCTTACAACGCAGCAAGAGCTTATGTTGCTAGCGATCAAAGCAAGCCTGTACCCAACCATTTACGTAATGCCCCAACCAAGCTCATGAAAGAGTTGGGCCACGGCAAAGAATACCGTTATGCACACGATGAGCCCCATGCCTATGCTGCTGGAGAAACTTACTTGCCCGATGGTATGGCAGAGCCTCATTGGTACCAGCCAGTTGATCGGGGCCTAGAAAGTCAGATTGCCGAGAAAATGGCCTTCTTGCGTAAGTTAGATGAGGAGTCGAAACAGAAATGAGCCAAGATCCAGTAGATGAAAAACGGATTAAAGGGACGTTCTACTACGACATCATTTCTCCATTCTCTTATTTTTATATTAAGCAACGCCATCGTCTTGAAAAACGAATCGATATTAAACCCGTACCTATCTTATTGGGTGGCTTACTCCGCGCAACTGACAATCGCGGACCTGGTGAAGTGGAAGCCAAGCGCCCTCATACCTATCAATATTGCGTATGGCTCGCTGAAAAATTAGGCCTCCCTTTTCGCTTTCCAGAGCACCACCCTTTTCTCACCGTTGCAGCACAGCGTTTGCTAGTTCAGCAAAATGCTCAATGGGATATGGTTGAGCGCGCTTTTGAGTATGTCTGGGTAGAGGGTAAAGATCCCAATTTATCTTGGCCAGAGTTTTGCCAAT
This genomic stretch from Polynucleobacter corsicus harbors:
- the sdhA gene encoding succinate dehydrogenase flavoprotein subunit; this translates as MTAIKKVLPRRRFDAVIIGAGGSGMRASLQLAEAGLNVAVLTKVFPTRSHTVAAQGGIGASLGNMSEDNWHYHFYDTIKGSDWLGDQDVIEFMCREAPKVVYELEHYGMPFDRNPDGTIYQRPFGGHTANYGEKAVQRACAAADRTGHAMLHTLYQRNVRAKTNFFVEWLALDLIRDDAGDVVGVTALEMETGQVYILETKVVMMATGGAGRIWDASTNAFINTGDGMGLAARAGIPLEDMEFWQFHPTGVAGAGVLLTEGCRGEGAILRNKDGERFMERYAPTYKDLAPRDFISRCMDQEIKEGRGCGPNGDYVVLDLTHIGAETIMKRLPSVYEIGINFANVDVTKEPIPVVPTIHYQMGGIPTNINGQVVVPGNGKHNDIVNGLYAIGECSCVSVHGANRLGTNSLLDLLVFGRAAGNHIVAMDLKNREFKPLPANAGEQTLARIAALDESSSGEYAQDVANDIRKTMQKYAGVFRNQELMDEGVRQMAKLTERAKHIWLKDKSEIFNTARIEALEVANLIEAANATMISAAARKESRGAHSHDDHQERDDEHWMKHTLWYSEGNRLDYKPVVLKPLTVESFPPKERTF
- the sdhD gene encoding succinate dehydrogenase, hydrophobic membrane anchor protein; the encoded protein is MPIYQIGPKRLVVGAHYGLKEWIIQRATAIVMVVFTIVLLVDYCITGSATYEGWAALFSNQFMKLLTLLFFISLFYHAWIGIRDVWMDYIKPVSIRLTLQVLTVLYLVACAAYAVQILWKV
- the sdhC gene encoding succinate dehydrogenase, cytochrome b556 subunit; this encodes MVDAQQNVKKDRPVFRNIGLAQLIKYRLPWAGKVSILHRISGAALFLMLPFLLYLLDQSLASEMSYQTFQSITGHALAKIVLLGLIWSFLHHFCAGIRYLLLDLEIGVEKADANRSAIFVFCLGLALTAIVGLKLFGLY
- a CDS encoding GntR family transcriptional regulator, producing MSLISEPIASFSPLYEQIKAMILASLQASEWLPGDAIPSEMELAARYAVSQGTVRKAIDELAAQNLLVRRQGKGTFVATHQEEDFQYRFLRLEPDSGEKLLLKNQFLACENIKSEPYIAQLLELKPDDLIIRIDRVQSSAGQPIVFEEIWLPEARFKGLNLETLNAWPGPMYAFYESKYATHMVRAEEKIKAVLAGPNLAKYLQVSEGAALLSVERVAFTYGNKPVEIRRARYDTDGQHYDNKLN
- a CDS encoding malate dehydrogenase, which codes for MAKAPMRVAVTGAAGQIGYSLLFRIANGDLLGKDQPVILQLLEIPDEKAQKALAGVMMELEDCAFPLLAGMTAHSDPMTAFKDIDVALLVGARPRGPGMERKDLLSANAQIFTAQGKALNAVAKKTVKVLVVGNPANTNAYIAMKSAPDIPAKNFTAMLRLDHNRALSQLANKLNKPVADIEKLVVWGNHSPTMYPDYRFATIDGKSVKDSINDAAWNKDTFIPTVGKRGAAIIEARGLSSAASAANAAIDHVRDWVLGTNGKWVTMGIASKGEYGIPAEVIYGYPVVCENGEYKMVEGLEIDEFSRERMNHTLNELLEEQAGVKHLLS
- a CDS encoding DUF2863 family protein; the protein is MAVHRTKSSQRASPDVERLVADAISLAASGSHIEDQFWEERLNVRLMRLLKSQNQNVIDASLDQTFRINTLAFEVLADCAETLAESLVMEHEGQHWDVLLLALPIVAHTRYQIPSGALPVNVIESTAAALHSSIASTDTRLAIVPWLYSIDQMPHSHCQTRLLTEALSSAAITASEVKIELRDMSETIAVLADPRFIIAAVAAPSGMPLFRWQAEAPTRQERGMSLIGWQNAMQELIATLLPGCEFELLLPEAYFTNCRLADKQVRPLSIRAAVNFLESTLGVMPAGLSCVVGAFGEDQADEYRISFSLKGSAEVVYGVIWPLYDRESVANDALNDLSDDESPMKRIADALRNAGVEDVFRHAMLFDPELCDDCGAPLFPDRSGDAVHAELPDDAPMQQPLFH
- the yaaA gene encoding peroxide stress protein YaaA, whose translation is MLIVLSPAKSLDYKTPAKVKAPTLPEFVSESAKLIADLKKLSPQEVADLMGLSDQLAALNVGRYRDWSKKFTDANSKPAIYAFDGDVYDGFDVKTLNSKAMDFAQDHLRILSGLYGALRPLDLMQPYRLEMGTSLKNARGKDLYAFWGERVTDSLKKVLEQQKKPVLLNLASEEYFKVLQAKNLDCPVISPVFQDGKDGKYKIISFYAKRARGLMARYVVENRITDPADLKGFNLDGYKYVASESKPEKPLFRRPERK
- a CDS encoding methionine aminotransferase, with the translated sequence MDQNIALSPAFPSRLPKVSTTVFTIMSALAAKHQAINLGQGFPDFPCDRKLISEVHAAMLADHNQYPPMMGIAELRQGVSQKISALYGHDYDPDTEITITAGGTQGIMTAILCCVSPGDEVVIIEPAYDSYRPSIDLAGGKTVAVSLTANLDDQGMVSSYSIPWDDLAKAINTKTRLVMINTPHNPIGMVWQKPDLERLANLVRDTNALILSDEVYEHMVFDGHQHISIASHPELAARSFLVSSFGKTYHVTGWKMGYVAAPAAMMAEFRKVHQFNVFTVNTPMQYGLAEYLKNPDHYLGLPTFYQAKRDYFRKGLQHTQFKLLPAPASYFQCVNYTELGIPQAKFSEANFCSWLTTEIGVAAIPISAFYAKPVESGVIRFCFAKEEKTLSTALERLQTLQMRN
- a CDS encoding glutathione binding-like protein; protein product: MIDVYSWPTPNGHKVHIMLEECGYKLGKDWIAHPIDIGAGDQFKKDFLAISPNNKIPAITDPNGPDGKPIHLFESGAILLYLAAKTGKFLPKSTRGKYEVLQWLMFQMGGLGPLLGQNHHFRIYAPEKIDYAINRYTNEAKRLYGVIDHQLKDNAYIAGKSYSIADIAIFPWTRNWKNQGIDINEYPHFKRWFEMIGERPAVKRGVEVLTALRKPLHDDKAREQLFGSSQYQKRK
- a CDS encoding 3-hydroxybutyryl-CoA dehydrogenase — encoded protein: MKIQSVGVIGAGTMGNGIAQVCAVAGLDVVMVDISDAAVERGLNQISKSLDRLVKKETLTNENKDAALKRIEGSTSYTDLKGLQLVIEAATENQAVKENILKQVDEIVSKETIIATNTSSLSITKLAALDSNPGRFIGMHFFNPPPLMALVEVIRGLQTSDTTHAAIIEMAKRIGKEPITVKNSPGFVVNRILLPMINEAFFVLHEGLASPEDIDAGMKLGCNQPIGPLALADLIGLDTCLAVMEVYFENFSDSKYRPCPLLREMVAAGYLGRKSGRGVFTYDQ
- a CDS encoding DUF3429 domain-containing protein, with translation MNPLPPLVTKLAYAGLIPFVGLALMVQLAPTPLNYLSGESLAGYGAVITAFMGALHWGANLYKLGKIPSGDRWGDRNAWIWGVTPALVAWLALHIYIPVGMVILASALVIQRNIDKETYQYYFSNEEALNAFITLRNRLTFVSAGCLIWAALVILFVQN